catttgcatggaataatatatatgtatttattggGTAAAACATACCTCTCTGGTGTTTGACGTGTTTAAAGCACGTTGATGCGTAGGTGAAGAATCCATAGCACATGCAAATTCCTTAGAAActattttatgtgtgtttttaatTGTGTTTTCACTTGAAGATACATATCCAATTTATAAACTCTACATTAACTATCTAACGAAACAAATCAGAAAGTTTTAAATACTGCATTTAGTGATTGATGGTGGTTGAAGCAACAAATGACTAtgagttaattaattttttatatgtgaATTAATTTCTGGTAAATATTGGTAGTTGTATACAATAATGTTTTACTTAAAAAAGAAGAGGTAAAGAagataattaattttcaattctttttgcaaataaatgagaaaaaCACACTTACTCACTTAATGAAAGTTTGTTCGAAAGAATTTAAGCAAAAATTCAACATATGTGGAATTGTTATAAATCACTGATGAATgttcataaccggcccggttcataaccggcccaaaccctagaagaaaaagatatagccgaaaccctagagagaggagagagaggtgACCGCATGCTttagaggagagagagatgcgGCCACAAGctttagagaaaaggaaaccctatttcctttttctttgtatatgtaatctttccatttatgtatttagtagttATCCTAAATCTAGCTAGTTGGATTAAGATTtgtattctttctttttatctCTATCTAATAAACCTTATATAAGGGATGtcttattcattaatgaaaGATATAGAATTCCCCATTTCTTTTACAACACATTATCAGCACGACTGTCCTCTGCAACCTGAGCCTAAATCGCCAACCCCTTAAACCTAACCTAGCCGGCAACTTACCTAAGAACCCTAATCTGTTCTTGCTTGTGTTCCGGCTTGCAACTATCCGATCAGCTTAAACCCTAaagcgttcctgatcctagacgtcCTCAGTTTCCTGTTCACAACAGAGCCAGCCCACGTTCCTGATCAGACAGCTCGCAATACCGATTAGACGCTCGCGACACGATAACAAGTGtccagctcgcgttcccgatAAAACGTGTCCCGCGTCTCAGCTCAGCCAGTACGCGTCCGACGTTCCCAGCTAGCTCGCGCTCCCGAAGGACCAGCTTGCAATCCGACGATCGACGCCCCCAGCTCGAAGACGCGTGAAGCAGACGAACGTCCCCGGAAGCAGTTGGCGCGCGTTCTTCATCCCAGCTGTTCACGATCCGAAAGCAACCAGCTCGTGTCCAGCTCGTGTTTATTCTCATTCCAGCTCGAGGTTCATCCGTtccctttggtggtccggttcaaccctacaaacAAAGGTATACCGAATAATCTGAGAACATaatgatcaaaccctaaaaccctaatccattattatggaaaTCCGATGTTAttgatgaaaccctaaaattgGTATAACCTAAAACTGATCATCTCATAATCACTAGATTGAAATCGATTCCCTAGAACATGAATGattgttttattgattgttTCTGATCTGAATtatgaaaccctaaattttggaatcgaaaccctaaaaccttgaAGCTTGAATTCGATTTTGATTGTTCTTGTTTTGAGTGAATGATTGATGATTTGAGGTTTTAGGattaatagattgattgatagatctaatctcgaatttgaaatcataaaggccttgaaaccttgatCTCATATTGCTAAAATCAAATTCTAGTATTGcttaaatcaaaaccctaattttcatAATAAGAAACCGATTGATTAGGGTTGTTTGCATAAACATATAAAACTGAATATGAATTGCATTCgtcttgttttaaaatatcgACCAGCATGACATATAGATCGTATAAACTTGAATAGTTTGCATCATAGAATTGTATGGCTATGCGGCCTAATATAGAATCTATGATTGATCGCACCATGGTAATTTTagattgtttgaaaacatgattgTATAAGACTTGCTTGTGCCCGAGATTATTGATTGTCttgcggccacatgatcacattgtgaaaccctaaatttcgaaatgataatgtgattcagatgtcgaaaatctcaaacCTAGACTATGTTGCCCTTAATCTCTCTGGAGACAACTATTTGCAATGGGCACTTGACACAAAGATTAACTTTAGGTCAAAGGAACTCGGTGATGCTATCATCGAGGGCAACAATGAGACTGATAAGAATCGGTACAgggctataagtattatacgccaCCATCTCATTGagggtctaaaagatcagtacctCATCATGGAGAATCCACTAGACCTTTGGACCGCTTTACAGCGACGgtatgatcaccagaaaacggcgctattaccaaaggctaaacatgagtggaaaaatctcagattcatggactataagtctgtggatgaaTACAATTCAATATTGTTTAAGATAGTCTCAATgatgagactttgtggtgaggAAGTAACCGAGAAAGAGTTGCTTGATAAAACATTCTCCACGTTCCATTCGACGATCGTGTTGCTGCAACAacaacatagagagagagactttacctcatacactgatctgatctcgtgcctacTCCTGGCCGAGACTAATAATGAACTCCTGATGaaaaaacagtgagatgagacccaTCGGAACAACATCATTACCAGAAGCCAATGAGGctgaaaagaaagatcccaaagaGTGCAACCACGTCCATGATGATAAGAGATCACACGGCAAAGGCCGTAGTAGATACAAAGGACATGGCCGTGACAACTACTCATATGGCCGgcaaggaaaccacaataaccgtggtcgtggttccagctATGGCCGTGGCCGAGGCAGTTATGGAAGTGGTCAAGGCggcatatccaaaccgtctAACTCGACCAAATTAGCTTGTCACAGATGCGGGATGAGtaaccattgggccaagaattgtGGAACCCCTAAACATCTATGTGAGCTCTATCAAGAGAGCcttaagaacaagaacccggaagCCCATATGGTTCATGATACCGGgtatgatgctgatgatgattcCGACCTTGAAAAGGACGACCTCTTGgattttgagacttctgattgtctcaaagaCTAAAATCGACATCTTGTCTTATTGTTTTATGAAATACTTTGAGTTCATTGCTATTATATCTTGCATGATTTTGCTTGATAATGTGaatgattttattgataaataaatTTCCTAAAGGGCATTATAGTACGGGTATAGTAGCCTAGTAAGAAATCTATGGCCAAGGCATTGCCTAAAGGGAATTATATACACCCAAGAATGtatgacccattgagttataataaaatggtttccaaatagaaacaatgggcaaaaggaaacaagttccttcagatttaagaaagaaagaaaacgccTAAGACCCTTTTAAGAATGTGGTCAAGATTATACCTATGTAatctactgatcaaaactatgctacagatcagtaagaggcaagagccgtggtgatcatactgatatatcccacgaaattatatacttttatggcACGactggattagccatcctagtctaaaacttgatgcaaagattgttATTGAAAGGCAcacagagttatcccataaagatctcacgttgtgtaacatgtacacaagggaaactcattaggcttgaTTGTCCTAAGCATCACGAAAttatagtatgttcatgagggggagagaggataaaaccctaaatccatgACCACACTACAAATTCGTGTACCATAGTCTATGACCATGCTATAAACGGCTTGGCCGTGcaggccattacctataaggttCAGACATCCATCCTAAAGCTTAGGGACATCATGAATTTACATGTACATAAGgataatatgcatcaggccataaaagtgagcatagatattcccatctcagattgaatacgtgtcataaaccagacatacaccatcttaagagactttgaataaaccaccacaaacatatgtgccgtctaagatggaacctcagaagaggattgagaatatatgttggataagaATATGTCTTTCTCCCACGATTTCtaagagaccttgagccaaAACATAGGTGATCAGATtatggccaggtacacggattgcatgaccaatgaatccgactatccaacattagaaGGAGAAAGTTATAAGCTGGTACAAAGAAAAGAATGATAAAGAGAAATAGTATGAtatcaaccatcattgtcttggcaaagatcctcggactagagaatATGATTATAGACGtccaaacaaagaaaagaaaagattatacaaagctagctaatcgagatgccaggcactgacccgaaaagaaaagaaaagaatgactaagtcataaccagcttagcaccaaacgaaATCTGATGTCCTAGAAAGAGACatagtcaagttgctacagagtctatacaagatagaccaaagtgttccataagataaggaacctcagaaagaaaagagaaaggtgcatagaatacatATCCGAGGTCATAAgggaaaccataccagacattaaGAAAAGGCTACGcagctaaacatctaaggtaccaaaccatgtagctagggacgccaagctactaggtaacaaaggtcctggataatgaaatctcaaatcgaTTAGATCATGCCTGGAACACAATGGAACCATATATAAGTGTCGACACATAAAGATATATTTGTACATAAGAGAGAAgaacttgaacataaagatataAACGAGGATCAGAACCCACAAAAGAGTACTAATAAAGATTAAAGAttagattgaaaagataaacgtggggtttaaaatatctaaagaagagataggcgtattggccat
This genomic stretch from Brassica napus cultivar Da-Ae chromosome C9, Da-Ae, whole genome shotgun sequence harbors:
- the LOC106441844 gene encoding uncharacterized protein LOC106441844: MSKISNLDYVALNLSGDNYLQWALDTKINFRSKELGDAIIEGNNETDKNRYRAISIIRHHLIEGLKDQYLIMENPLDLWTALQRREMRPIGTTSLPEANEAEKKDPKECNHVHDDKRSHGKGRSRYKGHGRDNYSYGRQGNHNNRGRGSSYGRGRGSYGSGQGGISKPSNSTKLACHRCGMSNHWAKNCGTPKHLCELYQESLKNKNPEAHMVHDTGYDADDDSDLEKDDLLDFETSDCLKD